From Excalfactoria chinensis isolate bCotChi1 chromosome 4, bCotChi1.hap2, whole genome shotgun sequence, one genomic window encodes:
- the SOWAHB gene encoding ankyrin repeat domain-containing protein SOWAHB, translating to MARELSQEAVLDFLWAAGGRAPNAALLRHFQGFLRDPALTDAQRGERRERFKRLVNAVATVQPAAAGTSKDIVLRRRYRDLLDEELPPQEKEPEEKKEEEEKEPSPPPRCDPCRRRDHPGKGRSGGGQPGGAAAVAGCTARGRGGLCLECRRALRDAAAASPPPPYRNLLGPPPYRAPQPPSAGPSPSPSRCPQRPPPPVGSASVRSLPPPGPRELLPARSPLLSAGPRVPPLSGPPRARSPRPSPPEPSPAQSLPLLSVPEMLPLSQSRSLQTLTAGHSPSPSLLLSGPHALPLPLSRSLQTLSTRLPPSSREGPKVRTSNGPARPRAVLLDTAGSPLPPTLALPAGPGGLPPCSQPSPASPLLSRSALPASDPQGPPASTPPASIPVFRSIRCQLALLEVPDDRGRPFRAVPQRSSSMHVPSRGPTVPLGRRAHAWLVAVSAGRWAHVRELFLEEPELALQRDFMSGFTVLHWLAKHGDGPGLQELAKAARRAGLALDVDARSGCGYTPLHLAAIHGHTLVIKVLVQQMGCQVQVRDGNGRQPWEYLGSSTSGEIWQLLQAPRGTIMFPTQPLARSVSSASKVLPPAGRAPLAACLKPQRGRRAAPHQAGSESD from the coding sequence ATGGCGCGGGAGCTGAGCCAGGAGGCTGTGCTGGACTTCCTCTGGGCAGCTGGGGGCCGAGCCCCCAACGCGGCGCTGCTCCGCCACTTCCAGGGCTTCCTCCGTGACCCGGCGCTGACGGACGCGCAGCGTGGGGAGCGTCGCGAGCGGTTCAAGCGCCTGGTCAATGCCGTGGCCACCGTGCAACCCGCGGCCGCCGGCACCTCCAAGGACATCGTGCTCCGCCGCAGGTACCGCGACCTTCTCGACGAGGAGCTGCCGCCGCAGGAAAAAGAGCCggaggagaagaaggaggaggaggagaaggagccGTCCCCGCCGCCCCGCTGCGATCCCTGCCGGCGGCGCGACCACCCGGGGAAGGGGCGGTCGGGCGGGGGGCAGCCCGGCGGAGCGGCCGCCGTTGCGGGTTGCACTGCCCGGGGCCGCGGCGGGCTCTGCCTCGAGTGCCGCCGGGCGCTTCGCGATGCCGCTGCCGCTTCACCGCCGCCCCCCTATCGGAACCTCCTGGGGCCACCCCCGTACCGGGCGCCGCAGCCGCCTTCCGCCGGACCGTCCCCGTCCCCGTCCCGGTGCCCACAGCGGCCGCCGCCTCCCGTCGGGTCTGCCTCTGTCAGGTCCCTGCCACCGCCTGGCCCCAGAGAGCTACTCCCAGCCCGGTCACCGCTGCTGTCAGCGGGCCCCAGGGTGCCTCCCCTCAGCGGGCCGCCTCGAGCCCGGTCCCCACGGCCGTCCCCCCCGGAGCCATCCCCTGCCCAGTCCCTGCCGCTGCTCTCAGTCCCAGAGATGCTGCCCCTGTCGCAGTCCCGGTCCCTGCAGACTCTCACTGCCGGACACAGCCCGTCACCATCACTGCTTTTATCAGGCCCGCATGCGCTCCCCCTGCCCTTGTCCAGGTCCCTTCAGACGCTCTCCACCAGGCTGCCCCCATCGTCGCGAGAGGGGCCTAAGGTACGGACCTCTAACGGCCCAGCGCGACCTCGAGCCGTGCTGCTGGACACCGCAGGGTCACCCTTACCCCCAACCCTGGCACTGCCAGCAGGCCCCGGGGGGCTGCCCCCATGCTCCCAGCCCTCTCCTGCCAGTCCACTCCTATCCCGGTCTGCGCTGCCAGCATCGGACCCCCAGGGGCCACCGGCTAGCACCCCCCCAGCTTCAATACCTGTCTTCCGCAGCATCAGGTGCCAACTTGCTCTGCTGGAGGTGCCAGATGACAGAGGGAGACCTTTCCGTGCAGTGCCCCAGAGGAGCTCTTCCATGCATGTCCCAAGCCGGGGGCCAACAGTGCCACTGGGTCGGCGGGCGCACGCTTGGCTGGTGGCGGTGTCAGCGGGGCGCTGGGCCCACGTGCGGGAACTTTTCCTGGAGGAGCCAGAGCTGGCCCTGCAGCGGGACTTCATGTCGGGCTTCACGGTGCTGCACTGGCTGGCCAAGCACGGTGATGGGCCGGGCCTGCAGGAGCTGGCTAAAGCAGCGCGCCGAGCTGGACTGGCATTGGATGTGGATGCTCGGTCAGGCTGCGGGTACACTCCATTGCACCTGGCTGCCATACACGGCCACACGCTTGTCATCAAGGTGTTGGTGCAGCAGATGGGCTGCCAGGTACAGGTGCGGGATGGCAATGGGCGCCAGCCCTGGGAGTacctgggcagcagcacctctgGGGAGAtctggcagctcctgcaggcgCCCCGAGGCACGATTATGTTCCCCACGCAGCCCCTGGCCCGTAGTGTGTCTTCAGCCAGCAAGGTTCTGCCGCCTGCAGGCAGGGCACCATTGGCTGCGTGCCTTAAGCCACAGCGTGGCCGCCGGGCAGCACCCCACCAAGCTGGCAGCGAAAGTGACTGA